A genomic segment from Pangasianodon hypophthalmus isolate fPanHyp1 chromosome 25, fPanHyp1.pri, whole genome shotgun sequence encodes:
- the LOC117596077 gene encoding hatching enzyme 1.2-like, producing the protein MESRASLSILALLLGFSQALYLNQPQPVDITSKILTTNNGSSELLLEGDILLPRSRNALVCTDSSCFWKKSSNGLVEVPFKLSSVYSFSERTVIANAMATFHSKTCIRFVPRTDQTDYLSIESKDGCYSAVGRTGGAQVVSLSRMGCIYYGIAAHELNHALGFYHEHTRSDRDRYVTINWANIDPAMQSNFNGRNTNNLKTPYDYSSVMHYGKTAFSINGLDTITPIPDPSVKIGQRDDLSATDILRIKTLYNC; encoded by the exons ATGGAGTCCAGAGCGTCTCTCTCCATTCTAGCCCTGCTGCTTGGCTTCTCGCAAGCTCTCTATCTCAACCAGCCTCAGCCCGTGGACATCACATCAAAGATTCTCACCACCAACAACG GATCCAGTGAACTGTTGTTGGAGGGAGACATACTCTTGCCAAGAAGCAGGAACGCTCTGGTCTGCACCGACAGCAGTTGCTTTTGGAAGAAGTCCTCAAATGGCTTAGTGGAGGTGCCTTTCAAATTGAGCAGTGTTTACT ctttCTCTGAGAGGACTGTAATTGCCAATGCCATGGCCACCTTCCACAGCAAAACCTGCATTCGTTTTGTTCCCAGGACAGATCAAACTGACTACCTCAGCATCGAGAGCAAAGACGG atgCTACTCTGCTGTGGGCAGAACAGGTGGTGCTCAGGTGGTCTCTCTCAGCAGGATGGGTTGTATTTACTACGGCATCGCCGCGCACGAGCTGAACCATGCACTCGGTTTCTACCACGAGCATACTAGGAGCGACCGCGACAGGTACGTCACCATCAACTGGGCAAACATCGACCCAGCAATGCAGTCTAATTTTAACGGGAGGAACACCAACAACCTGAAAACGCCGTACGACTACTCCTCCGTGATGCACTATGGAAAAACGGCTTTCTCCATCAACGGTCTGGACACCATCACTCCTATTCCTGATCCGTCAGTGAAGATCGGACAGAGAGACGATCTGTCTGCCACCGACATCCTGAGGATCAAAACTCTCTACAACTGCTGA
- the LOC117596076 gene encoding hatching enzyme 1.2-like, whose protein sequence is MESRASLSILALLLGFSQALDLNQPQPVDITSKILTTNNGSSELLLEGDILLPRSRNALVCTDNSCFWKKSSNGLVEVPFKLSSVYSFSDRTVIANAMATFHSKTCIRFVPRTDQTDYLSIESKDGCYSFVGRTGGAQVVSLSTVGCIYHGIVEHELNHALGFYHEHTRSDRDRYVAINWANIDPEMQSNFNLKNTNNLKTPYDYSSVMHYGKTAFSINGLDTITPIPDPSVKIGQRDDLSATDILRIKTLYNC, encoded by the exons ATGGAGTCCAGAGCGTCTCTCTCCATTCTAGCCCTGCTGCTTGGCTTCTCGCAAGCTCTCGATCTCAACCAGCCTCAGCCCGTGGACATCACATCAAAGATTCTCACCACCAACAACG GATCCAGTGAACTGTTGTTGGAGGGAGACATACTCTTGCCAAGAAGCAGGAACGCTCTGGTCTGCACCGACAACAGTTGCTTTTGGAAGAAGTCCTCAAATGGCTTAGTGGAGGTGCCTTTCAAATTGAGCAGTGTTTACT ctttCTCTGACAGGACTGTAATTGCCAATGCCATGGCCACCTTCCACAGCAAAACCTGCATTCGTTTTGTTCCCAGGACAGATCAAACTGACTACCTCAGCATCGAGAGCAAAGACGG atgCTACTCTTTTGTGGGCAGAACAGGTGGTGCTCAGGTGGTGTCTCTCAGCACGGTGGGTTGTATTTACCACGGCATTGTCGAGCACGAGCTGAACCATGCACTCGGTTTCTACCACGAGCATACTAGGAGCGACCGCGACAGGTACGTCGCCATCAACTGGGCAAACATCGACCCAGAAATGCAGTCTAATTTTAACTTGAAGAACACCAACAACCTGAAAACGCCGTACGACTACTCCTCCGTGATGCACTATGGAAAAACGGCTTTCTCCATCAACGGTCTGGACACCATCACTCCTATTCCTGATCCGTCAGTGAAGATCGGACAGAGAGACGATCTGTCTGCCACCGACATCCTGAGGATCAAAACTCTCTACAACTGCTGA